Sequence from the Scomber scombrus chromosome 1, fScoSco1.1, whole genome shotgun sequence genome:
TGTATTGGTTATGTGTTTCCATTTTTGCAGCCTTCAAGATGAAGTGGCAACAGACTTCACCTCTCTCACTAAGACCCTGTATGACCTCCACAAGGCTGCAGAGCCTGCAGATTATAAAGGCAGCCCGCTGTCACAGCTGGTGGTGGAACATTTTGATGAAGAGCAGATCTGGCAGGAGCTGGAGCTTCAGAACACTGCTGTACTAAAACACTTTAGAGATGCCATTGATGAGGTTTTGTCCGATGAGACGCTAACAGTGCTGgaagaagagatggaggaaCAGAAGGGTGATGAGGAAGCAGGAGAGAGTAATGATCAAAATgttgaggaagaagaagaagaagaagaagaagaagcggAAGCACCCAGGCACTCAAAGAAAATGTCACAGGGTGGAGCAGAGGATTACACAGACGAGGACTCTGATTTAGATTTTGACGTGGACGCCCTGGAGAAACGGGAGAAACAGAAGAGGGGGATTGGAGGGAAGGGCTCCAAAGTGAAGGGGGTTCCCTCTGAAGTTGATGATAAGTTCTTCAAGATGTCAGAGATGGAGTCATTTCTTGATGATATGGACAAGCGAGAGGGGAAGGAGGACAAAAATGACATAGACTTTTTCCAGGACCTGCCGtctgatgaggaggaggatctTGATTTGGAAACACTTTctaccaaaaaacaaaagaaaaccacTGTATGTATTGTATCACTGATATTTctttctacatttatttctttCATATTACACTACATTTTGAACCTGATgagacaaaaatacagaaactaTATTGGTTATGGTTTATATTTACAGTCAAAGAGCTCCAGGAATGTCAAGTACAAGGACTACTTTGACGCTGTGGAGGGTGAAGCAGCCAAAGCAGACAACCAGTCAGATGCTGAGGATGACAGCATGGATGAGAGCCAGGGAGATGGCGAAGAAGAATTTGATGACGAAGATGATGATCATGATGGTGAAGAGGAGGGTGACGAGTAAGTGTGATTCAAATTAAATAACATgcataattaattatttaatgttgTGTTAATCTATGTAACAGGGCTGGGTGATGGGTGAGAAGCACAAGCATAATATAAAGTAAATCCCAGCATATTTTGTGTGCAACTTTTTTCAGGGATGAAGACTTGAGCCAATCCAAAGCAGCTCTTAAAAAAGTGTCTTTTAACCTCTCTGGGGATGAGGACAGTGAGGGGGAGGAGATTGAAGACAtttttggaggaaaaaacaaagcaaagtcTGAATCAATGTCGTCTTTTGAGAAACGGCAAGAAAAGGTAAGCAGATTTAAAATGTTGCCAGTTTGGTATGATTTGATATTAGTGAGTTTTGTATTTAGGGTAGTCAATAAGTGCATGAATCCAGCAGTGTTGCATGCTGGGtgttgtttcatatttttttatacaggTTGTTAATATGATGCCTGCGTTTCAATACAATACCAAATCAATACTGTTGAGGATACCTCGCATAGGGGAATATGAAACTGTTTCTCTATAAAACCATCActtctgttttaaaatgaggcaAACTGCTGCAATGCTTCAGCATTAAATTTCATCTTAACACAAAGCAGCTACACACAACAACTTggaatgaaataaaattcaGTCAAACATTGGCTGATATATTAACATAATTGAGGAAATATCAATGAATATATCAATGACTTCCTATTGCTGTTGCAGATGTCAAAGAAGATCGATGAGTTGGAAAAAGCCGCTCTAGCAGAGAAGTCCTGGCAACTGTCTGGAGAAGTGACGGCACAAACACGTCCAGAGAACAGCATGCTGGAAGAACATGTGGAGTTTGAGCAGACGTCGAGGTCGGGTGTGTAACTCTTCTGCATTTGTTGTATCTGCATGTTGGAAAATTAGTGGATGTGATTTATACAATAGAGTGTCATGCTTGTACTCGTTAATCACAGTTCCTATTATAAACGGTGAGGATTTCTTTCTCTGTGCTCTTCTAGCCCCTGCTATCACAGAAGAAACCACACTACAGCTTGAAGACATCATCAAACAGAGAATTAAAGACCAGGTCAGCATACGGGTCACAATAACTTCGGTTTTATACTGTCTAAAATAATATACgctgctttttttgttgcctGATTATAACCCAGTACCTTTTGACTTGCGTTTCTTAGGCATTTGATGATGTAGTCCGCAAAGAGAAACCCAAAGAGGAAGTGTTTGAGTACAAGAAGAGGCTAACGTTGGACCATGAGAAGAGCAAGCAGAGTCTAGCAGAAATCTATGAGCAAGAGtacctcaagcagaaccaggTTTGACTCTTATCTTGTTTTCGCAGTTTGTTGAACACACATGAATGTTTGTTGTATCCAGTTTCtcgtgaaaaaaataaatacattattatttcagcaaaaggaggagaaggagaatcCATCCCATGTTGAAATTCAGAAGCTCATGGATACACTCTTCCTAAAGTTGGATGCTCTCTCCAACTTCCACTTCACACCTAAGCCGGTAAGTTTTGCCCGACAGCATCAAcaaaaaggacacattttattAGGTAGTAACAGAGCTGCgactttgaatttgaatttgacacACATTATTCAGTAATGCTAAAACAGTCAGACTAAAGATTAGAACATGcctaaaataattaaaatgatcgTTTGTACAATTCTGAAAGACGGAGAATTGGTGTCAGATGTTGCTATAAATCACAGACGTATTTATCAAAACAACTTTTTGTGTTGGATGGAAGTGCATTTAAAAGCTTAAAACATGGTTTCATCTAACAAAACATAAATGGCACAATTcaatacattttagaaaaattattttaaatggtgACACTTTTGTACATATATCAAAAAATATTGTCTGTAAAAGGGGGCTTGGCAAACAGTTGCCAAACCACTGCAGCAATTGAAAAGACTCATACGATGCCTCTCTGTCCCCAGCCTGTGCCTGAGGTGAAGGTGGTGTCTAACTTGCCGTCCATCACAATGGAGGAGGTGGCTCCAGTCAGTGTGAGTGATGGTACACTGCTCGCTCCAGAAGAAATCAAGGTTAGTCATTCATCACATTTAACCTTATATTTTGATGTTGGTGTATTTAGAAACATGTTGTGTCTAATAATACTCTCGGTCTCTCTAACTGAAGGAGAAGAACAAAGCAGGCGATATACTGGGTGATTCTGAGAAGACGTCAACAGATAAGAAGCGTGAGAGACGACACAAGAAGAAGGTGAAGAGTCTCAAGAtcaaggagaaagaaaagagacagaaacttAAAGAGGCCAGCAAAGTTGGAGAGAACAAGAAACCGTCAAAGGCTGAAGTCACAGAAAACCTAAAGAAACTCACAAAAGGAGGCAAAGCCACAATACTCAAGGTGGGTGTTTTCTATCATGTTCTTCCTCATATTGTTCAGATCTGGAGCAGTACTCATAGAAGATAGTCAGAGCAGTCAAGTGAGTTAATGCTGTGTCCTGGATCTGCTAATGTGTTGGCTGCATATCGTCCTTGCAAAGTGGGCAAGATAAAAACCTAATTGCTCAATCTCTGCTTTCACTCCGCTACCGAGGCACGTCACACACCTATGAATGCTAAAATAAACATGACTCATCTAAccttgtgtttgtctgtttcagGACGAGGGGAAGGACAAGGCTCTGCGGTCTTCTCAGGCCTTCTTCTCTCAGCTGCAGGACCAGGTCAAAAGTCAGATCAAAAGTGCAAAGGACCAGActtcaaagaagaagaaacacaaagaggttTCTGTCAGCAAACTCAAGTTATAATAACTGTGATGTTTTGTTGTGGAAGATCATCGTTTTATTGTACAGATTCTTTTTTAGGAGAGAGCTTCAATATATTAGATTTGAAAGTCCTTGTAAAATGTTTCCATTTCCattcaaattaatcaaattctcaaatgtgtttgtatttgtttggcAATTAGTATTTTCAACTGCAGTAATAAATGTTAATTCACATGAATATTTCAGAGCATCCTCTTTTGTCAGATGAATGTACAGAATCACAGTAATGTATAACACCAgtattgtcttgttttctcattcaaaaattataaaagaaagaaaaaaatccgaGAGATATACATATCTGTAATCTATGGGCACATAATTAGAGAAAACTTAACTCAGCTCATTATCACAAACATGTCACTGCAAGAGTCTAGCTAAGATTCAAGGGTGagagagaaattacaaaaactgaacagactggtgtgtccaaactttgttttttcttctttcttctcccattaatcatctctcaacccctcagatttatctgatGTTGTGAATTTACTATGGTATTGTATGTACTTGTTTACTTCAAACACTGCTAATTTATgcacagggttgggaaggttactttggaaatgtaaaaggttacagattactatttaccctatttaaaatgtaataagtaatataactatttcaattactaaATCATAGTAATGTAACATTACTTTTTTcaaattacttttctaattttataaccaatgttttcaattgttagggtaagtgtacccattaagcccaccaaaatctaagttcaggtttttttcattgagactgacatgatttataagggggatcatttcttataaagcaagatgtatctctcatttgaaaatgtattcattagcttacatagattttggaatataaagatatttgatgaaaaaagtcaaaagttacGCATGGGCTTAagttggtactgtgacaccatttaagccacACCACGATTTACTTCCAAAAtattttcaaagaattaaaaacagcaatatatgtatgtattcagTAATATGTTAAGTattaagaaatgagcaaaatcgtAAAGGTCTGACTAAAGATGTAACGCCCTCAGTAATCATCattttcagtaactgtaacggattacagtttcatttattttgtgattaaattacgtaacaccgttacatgtaactagttgcTCACCAACATTGTTTTTGCCCTTAATTTTACTAGTTGCCTCATGTTTTGCATGTCACCTGTTGTAagtagtaaagtaaaaaaaaacagtagcagtaaaaaaaaaaaacggtacCACGTGACGGTACATGAGCCCCGCCCCCTCGTAGGGAAATGCCCATGACGTCACTGAAGATCAACGCGGAAGTGAATCAGGCGACgaaacagcagacagaaaccCATATAAGTTAGTGTGTACTCTTGACTGCTATTTACAGGTAAGTCACTTGTCACTTTGTTGTCGATCAGTTGAACTGTTGCTCATTTTGAATGATCTCCCGCTCGTCAAACTACTCCAGTATGTTGGACGAGTttgttttttggtattttgtgCTTAGCGTTGAgagctagttagcttagctggCGTCAACAGAAGACTGCTAACAAAGCAGAGGCTGGATAAACAGCCAGTGttggcagcacacacacatagtttggGGCTTAATCGTCCATTTTATAGTATGTTTCAGTAAATGAATTGTGAAGCAAACTAGAAAGGACATCATAATAGAGACAGCTAACATCTCTGTTATGACTGAGGCAGCCTCGTCATGCTCAAGCTAACTGTTTTTAGCTGTTCAGCTTTTCTCAGGAAGCTGAATCTTTAactttctgtgtgtgcttgtttacGTGTTGTTATTGTTTGGAGTGGCTCTTTTTCGATGGGCTGGGTGGGTCATGCTCACATGATTAAAGTGACTCACTGGAGCAGAGGTGGGGGCGGTGAGGGTGACGGTTTCTATGCTGTGAGCTTATATCCAGTTCCTCTCATTGATCTCATGTCCACACAGACTCTTAACACCATGCTAGGAGGAGGCTTCAAAGCAGAGAGGCTCAGAGTGAACCTCCGCCTGGTAATCAACCGACTCAAACTccttgagaaaaagaaaagtaagtcCTGggttgaataaatgaaaaactcTCCCACTGTTGATTTCATAGCTCTCCTGTGGAGTCAGTATAGAGATTAGTGTCTGTCCTCCTTATAACCACACTTTCCCTTTCCcatttgttaattaaaatgaagcTGAGCTTGCTCAAAAGGCCAGGAAGGAGATTGCAGATTACCTGTCATCAGGCAAAGATGAGCGGGCACGGATCCGCGTGGAGCACATAATCAGAGAGGACTATCTGGTGGAAGCCATGGAGATTCTGGAGCTTTACTGTGACCTGCTGCTGGCTCGCTTTGGCCTCATTCAGTCTATGAAGTGAGTAGCTGACCAGGTGCACCAAAAACACCACTTTTACCACGAGGGCCAAGCCCCCAACAATCTGAGGGCAGCTGAGACCCTAGACTcaaaacaagattaaaaaatcTATCTATTTAGGACAGCTTTTCAGAAtctattacttttttttttattctttatgtttatgtgtttaacaGTGTAGTGTTTTAAATTTACTGCAAATTAATTATTACAGTATACAGGAATTATTGACAAGCAAACATGGGTCATCCTTGTTAACctgttttctgttgctttaaTTAGGGAGCTGGATCCAGGCTTACAGGAAGCAGTGTCCACCCTTATCTGGGCAGCTCCTCGCCTCCAGTCAGAGGTGTCTGAACTAAAAATAGTAAGTACTGTTTAAATATAGCACCATATATTATTGAGCAacttctgtcattttatttctaGTAAGTCTTGACAACATTATCTCTA
This genomic interval carries:
- the mphosph10 gene encoding U3 small nucleolar ribonucleoprotein protein MPP10; translated protein: MAAGGDACSVLEECLKTININTAHPETFLSLQDEVATDFTSLTKTLYDLHKAAEPADYKGSPLSQLVVEHFDEEQIWQELELQNTAVLKHFRDAIDEVLSDETLTVLEEEMEEQKGDEEAGESNDQNVEEEEEEEEEEAEAPRHSKKMSQGGAEDYTDEDSDLDFDVDALEKREKQKRGIGGKGSKVKGVPSEVDDKFFKMSEMESFLDDMDKREGKEDKNDIDFFQDLPSDEEEDLDLETLSTKKQKKTTSKSSRNVKYKDYFDAVEGEAAKADNQSDAEDDSMDESQGDGEEEFDDEDDDHDGEEEGDEDEDLSQSKAALKKVSFNLSGDEDSEGEEIEDIFGGKNKAKSESMSSFEKRQEKMSKKIDELEKAALAEKSWQLSGEVTAQTRPENSMLEEHVEFEQTSRSAPAITEETTLQLEDIIKQRIKDQAFDDVVRKEKPKEEVFEYKKRLTLDHEKSKQSLAEIYEQEYLKQNQQKEEKENPSHVEIQKLMDTLFLKLDALSNFHFTPKPPVPEVKVVSNLPSITMEEVAPVSVSDGTLLAPEEIKEKNKAGDILGDSEKTSTDKKRERRHKKKVKSLKIKEKEKRQKLKEASKVGENKKPSKAEVTENLKKLTKGGKATILKDEGKDKALRSSQAFFSQLQDQVKSQIKSAKDQTSKKKKHKEVSVSKLKL